A window from Methanomicrobia archaeon encodes these proteins:
- the leuS gene encoding leucine--tRNA ligase — protein MRSTTQDLTFKEIEEKWQRIWEESRIFDAEIDQREKFFLTVPYPYTSGPLHIGHGRTYTIGDIIARFKRLQGYNVLFPMAFHVTGTPILAIADSIARGEAEVVERFKEYVSIYEDAERVDAIVKSFDTPENVADFFANRISEDFKRMGYSIDWRRRFNTTEPLYNRFIEWQFKKLYDRGVIRKGKYPITYSCEDGCAVGEDDIGEGDTDKVSITEYTAIKFKLSDEDAYLLAATLRPETIFGITNLWIKPEATYVRAKVGTEVWIVSKEAAEKLSYQREDVEVLDGELKGDDLLWRNAQELVDGREIPIFPASLVDEDVGTGVVYSVPAHAPYDYMGVVDLKKAEGIETELIKIIDIEGYDLPAKEICEKMLIESQDDERLEEATRIIYKDEFYRGVLNERCKAFAGIKIAQIKDEVKDWLKAENISDTFYETSRKAVTRGGSKVIVAVLQDQWFIDYTPQWWKDMGHKLVGSMTFYPEKYQSYMQDIVDWLAFRPCARKRGLGTRFPFEKEWIIESLSDSTIYMALYTIAHLLRDVPVDALQEQFFDYVFLGIDDPEAVANEVHVDAAVLKRLRAEFTYWYPNDQRHTAPPHLSNHLVFFLMHHAAIFPKECWPRAITLNELMIREGAKISKSKGNVIPLAHVSELYGVDLYRLYCALNADFASVVNWREQDTDALRKRFNALVTVFEESADVDPLPEAEFTHTDRWLLSKFYSRLQESIERFEGFRIREAGINVVFNMMNDLRYYEKRESVERRRRIVRNVLDEWLIILSPFVPHICEELWHRRYNTFISLQTLPAIKTELIDEQVEREEEYMVSLVEDIQEILKVARITPTKIYLYTADTGTEQWKWELFKALKDVPDREKIKEAMQIRKDKSTVNFVKLLLKSNLEYSEVREAETLTRETEYLKKAFGCEIGINDEYDPKGKKTFAIPLKPAIYVE, from the coding sequence ATGAGATCTACAACGCAGGACTTAACGTTCAAGGAAATAGAGGAGAAGTGGCAGCGGATCTGGGAAGAGAGCAGGATATTTGATGCGGAAATCGACCAGCGGGAAAAGTTCTTCTTGACCGTTCCGTATCCATACACTTCGGGACCGTTGCACATCGGTCATGGACGTACGTACACTATAGGGGACATAATCGCGCGTTTCAAGCGGTTGCAGGGCTATAACGTCCTTTTCCCTATGGCGTTTCATGTTACGGGCACGCCGATCTTAGCGATCGCAGACAGCATTGCACGGGGGGAAGCGGAGGTTGTAGAACGATTTAAAGAGTACGTCTCGATTTATGAAGATGCCGAGCGGGTTGACGCAATCGTCAAGTCCTTTGATACACCGGAGAACGTGGCAGATTTCTTCGCGAATCGAATCTCCGAGGATTTCAAACGAATGGGGTATTCCATTGATTGGCGCAGACGGTTCAATACCACCGAGCCGCTGTACAATCGGTTCATCGAATGGCAGTTCAAGAAGCTTTATGACCGGGGCGTCATCAGGAAGGGCAAGTATCCCATTACGTATTCCTGCGAAGACGGCTGCGCGGTTGGCGAGGATGATATTGGCGAGGGAGACACCGATAAGGTCTCGATTACCGAATATACCGCGATAAAATTCAAGCTGAGTGACGAGGACGCGTACTTACTTGCCGCGACGCTGCGACCTGAGACCATCTTCGGGATCACCAACCTCTGGATAAAGCCCGAGGCAACGTATGTTCGAGCGAAGGTCGGAACTGAAGTCTGGATCGTCTCAAAGGAAGCGGCGGAGAAGCTGAGTTACCAGCGTGAGGACGTCGAGGTCTTGGACGGCGAACTGAAGGGTGACGATCTGCTGTGGCGAAATGCCCAGGAGCTTGTTGACGGCCGTGAGATTCCGATCTTCCCAGCGAGCCTCGTTGATGAAGATGTGGGCACGGGCGTGGTCTATTCGGTGCCTGCACATGCGCCTTATGATTACATGGGTGTGGTGGACCTGAAGAAGGCGGAAGGCATCGAAACAGAGCTCATAAAGATCATTGACATTGAGGGCTATGACTTGCCGGCGAAGGAGATCTGCGAGAAGATGCTGATAGAGAGCCAGGATGATGAGCGTCTGGAAGAAGCCACACGGATCATTTATAAGGACGAATTTTACCGTGGCGTCTTGAACGAGCGCTGCAAGGCGTTTGCGGGTATCAAGATCGCGCAGATAAAGGATGAGGTCAAGGACTGGTTAAAGGCCGAGAATATCTCTGATACTTTTTACGAGACGTCGCGAAAGGCGGTAACGCGCGGCGGGAGCAAGGTGATCGTGGCCGTGCTGCAGGACCAGTGGTTCATCGACTATACGCCGCAATGGTGGAAGGATATGGGGCATAAACTCGTAGGTAGTATGACGTTCTATCCAGAGAAGTACCAGAGCTATATGCAGGACATTGTTGATTGGTTAGCGTTTAGACCCTGCGCGCGGAAACGCGGCCTGGGCACACGGTTCCCGTTCGAAAAGGAATGGATAATCGAATCACTGAGCGATTCCACCATTTACATGGCGTTGTACACCATCGCGCACCTGCTCCGGGACGTGCCGGTTGATGCGTTGCAAGAGCAGTTCTTTGACTACGTGTTTCTGGGCATCGACGATCCCGAAGCCGTAGCAAATGAGGTTCACGTTGATGCGGCCGTTTTGAAACGGCTGCGAGCGGAGTTTACCTACTGGTATCCGAACGATCAGCGGCACACGGCGCCACCGCACCTCTCTAACCATCTGGTCTTCTTCTTGATGCATCATGCCGCGATATTCCCCAAAGAATGCTGGCCACGAGCGATAACGCTGAACGAATTGATGATTCGGGAAGGGGCAAAGATCTCGAAGAGTAAGGGGAACGTCATTCCGCTGGCGCACGTCTCCGAACTCTACGGTGTGGATTTGTACCGGCTCTATTGCGCGCTCAATGCGGATTTCGCCAGTGTGGTTAACTGGCGTGAGCAGGATACCGATGCGCTGCGGAAACGGTTCAACGCACTGGTCACGGTATTCGAGGAGAGCGCAGACGTGGATCCGTTGCCGGAAGCCGAGTTCACGCATACCGATCGCTGGCTGCTCTCCAAGTTCTACAGCCGGTTACAGGAATCCATCGAGCGATTCGAAGGCTTTAGAATACGCGAAGCGGGCATCAACGTGGTCTTCAACATGATGAACGACCTGAGGTATTACGAGAAGCGGGAGAGCGTGGAACGACGCAGGCGAATCGTCCGGAACGTGCTGGACGAGTGGCTCATTATTCTCTCGCCGTTCGTGCCGCATATCTGTGAAGAGCTCTGGCACAGACGATACAACACATTTATCTCGCTGCAAACGCTGCCGGCGATAAAAACGGAGCTTATCGACGAGCAGGTGGAGCGCGAGGAGGAGTACATGGTCTCGCTTGTGGAGGACATACAGGAGATCCTGAAGGTCGCACGGATTACACCCACTAAAATCTACCTGTATACCGCAGACACCGGAACGGAGCAGTGGAAGTGGGAGCTCTTCAAAGCGCTCAAGGACGTGCCGGATAGGGAGAAGATAAAAGAGGCGATGCAGATACGGAAGGATAAGAGCACGGTGAATTTCGTCAAGCTTTTGCTGAAGAGCAATCTCGAATACAGCGAGGTGCGTGAAGCGGAGACTCTGACACGTGAGACGGAGTACTTAAAGAAGGCGTTCGGCTGCGAGATAGGCATAAACGATGAGTACGACCCGAAGGGGAAGAAGACGTTCGCGATTCCCCTGAAGCCCGCGATTTACGTGGAGTGA